One region of Leptidea sinapis chromosome 10, ilLepSina1.1, whole genome shotgun sequence genomic DNA includes:
- the LOC126966480 gene encoding maternal protein tudor-like isoform X2 has protein sequence MASTSELQKAFHIYITHLDGVGHFLKISGQLDHQSSLMVESLFEAAREDLEKGVGSAPPAAIREGIICAAKYKDGTYYRAKIINTSNITTGLIGVHFIDFGNKDIISLSTIRFLDKYDPLFLQIPGQATDYYLARLMQAAGRWEEPLLMKLQSSVCYAEYPATIEAQTKSLPLIAIQFKGTDLATHIAANRLGAFVPLPRQEVMLSQMTENQVGSNWSPSVLIESPLTEHVPFLINQNFPNPATAMRLNQQMTLPYNVPSKPSSISQRLIVNRASRNAVNLRAPGRQLQHITAENPQPTVTAIPPPKVVASKPSPPKKSTTYKSRLLEVNSQHYAFVSYAEEGPELFAIQLVSDTNEFQDMMDEINRRPHKSLAEPPMIGTVCLGRMSGDRIICRAIVMNLSGSQCKLFFVDFGDTEMVSYYDIFDIPEEFVKPYVFAMRFCLSGVKKLEKSPHLNETFKQLVNGKKLTLKVVAPEGPPLIQYGELYLDNKNVLELLMANMKDKLQFKWTEMLTLGTRHSVLVSYVDSCTKFYVQISEKLNELNAVMKAVKTHCENSSSPGPLPDGAVCCARFPDDDNWYRAMVRHTQGEQVVVAYVDYGNEQEVNVSDLRTITPGLIQLPAQALKCALKGFENKPVETKTSNQLEMLALEKTLTATVVGVLSNDTMLVSLVDDTVSPPLDIARRMNQLSQPRGNTHHEKATTPVQKDNSDSISSPEGSVPDDPRKTGFWKEKSFRDERKPREDGFGQRGSSFRGKDHKDGFDRSAPGRHSDKFAKPERQDRRGKPTENQTPNPVPTGDDWEESPQPQIQSPPLRQNRDNQRERLVSRSGARSSTTIWQ, from the exons ATGGCCTCAACATCAGAATTGCAGAAAGCATTTCACATTTATATCACACATTTGGATGGAGttggtcattttttaaaaataagtggaCAATTGGATCATCAATCTTCGTTGATGGTGGAATCGCTGTTTGAAGCAGCTCGGGAGGACCTCGAAAAAGGTGTAGGATCAGCACCTCCGGCAGCTATTCGTGAGGGTATCATTTGTGCCGCCAAATACAAAGATGGGACGTACTATAGAgcgaaaattattaatacatcCAACATTACCACTGGATTAATTGGAgtgcattttattgatttcggcaataaagatattatttcgcTGAGCACAATACGTTTTTTAGATAAATACGATCCTCTGTTTTTACAAATACCTGGTCAAGCTACTGATTATTATTTGGCTAGGCTTATGCAAGCAGCAGGACGTTGGGAAGAGCCCCTTCTAATGAAACTACAGAGCTCAGTTTGTTATGCTGAATATCCAGCTACAATAGAAGCACAAACAAAGAGTCTACCCTTAATTGCAATCCAATTCAAAGGTACTGATTTAGCAACACATATTGCAGCTAATAGATTGGGAGCCTTTGTACCACTGCCTAGGCAAGAAGTGATGTTATCACAAATGACAGAAAATCAAGTAGGTTCCAATTGGTCTCCAAGTGTACTGATTGAATCACCATTAACTGAACATGTACCATTTCTAATTAATCAGAACTTTCCAAACCCGGCCACAGCAATGAGATTAAATCAGCAAATGACATTACCATATAATGTACCATCCAAACCATCCTCTATAAGCCAAAGGCTTATAGTTAACCGGGCATCTAGAAATGCTGTGAACCTCCGTGCACCAGGGCGGCAGCTTCAACATATCACAGCCGAAAATCCACAACCAACAGTGACAGCCATACCACCACCTAAGGTTGTGGCATCAAAACCATCACCTCCAAAAAAATCTACAACTTATAAGAGTAGACTTCTGGAAGTTAACTCACAACATTATGCATTTGTGTCATATGCAGAAGAAGGTCCTGAATTATTTGCAATCCAATTGGTTTCCGATACAAATGAATTTCAAGATATGATGGATGAAATAAATCGCAGGCCACATAAAAGTTTGGCAGAGCCACCAATGATTGGGACAGTATGTCTTGGAAGAATGTCTGGTGACAGAATTATATGTAGAGCAATTGTCATGAATCTCTCAGGGTCGCAGTGTAAACTTTTCTTTGTTGATTTTGGAGACACAGAAATGGTGTCCTACTATGATATTTTTGATATACCTGAAGAGTTTGTGAAGCCATATGTGTTTGCAATGAGGTTTTGCTTATCAGGAGTGAAGAAACTAGAGAAGAGCCCCCACTTAAATGAAACATTTAAGCAGCTTGTAAATGGAAAAAAGTTAACATTAAAAGTTGTGGCACCAGAGGGCCCACCTTTGATTCAATATGGAGAGCTATATTTGGATAATAAGAATGTTCTAGAATTATTAATGGCAAACATGAAAGACAAGTTGCAGTTCAAGTGGACAGAAATGTTAACCCTTGGGACAAGACACTCAGTTCTTGTTTCTTATGTAGATAgttgtacaaaattttatgtccAAATATCTGAGAAATTAAATGAGTTGAATGCTGTGATGAAGGCGGTGAAAACCCACTGTGAGAATAGTTCTTCTCCTGGTCCTCTGCCCGATGGAGCTGTGTGTTGTGCTAGATTCCCTGATGATGACAACTGGTACAGGGCAATGGTACGACATACTCAAGGTGAACAAGTGGTTGTAGCATATGTGGATTATGGAAACGAACAAGAAGTTAATGTTTCCGATCTGAGAACTATTACACCGGGCTTGATTCAGCTGCCTGCTCAAGCTTTGAAGTGTGCACTGAAG GGTTTTGAGAATAAGCCAGTGGAAACCAAGACCTCGAATCAATTGGAAATGCTTGCCCTGGAGAAGACATTGACTGCAACTGTAGTTGGTGTTCTGTCTAACGATACAATGTTGGTGTCTCTGGTGGATGACACTGTCAGTCCGCCATTAGATATTGCGAGGAGGATGAACCAGCTGTCTCAACCAAGGGGCAATACTCATCACGAG AAAGCAACAACACCAGTACAGAAAGACAACAGCGATAGCATCAGCTCACCAGAAGGTAGCGTTCCGGACGACCCTCGCAAGACCGGTTTCTGGAAGGAGAAGAGTTTCAGAGATGAGAGGAAACCGAGAGAGGACGGTTTTGGGCAGAGGGGAAGCAGCTTTCGCGGGAA GGATCACAAGGATGGTTTCGATAGATCGGCGCCGGGACGCCACAGCGACAAATTCGCCAAGCCCGAGAGACAAGATAG